The following proteins are co-located in the Mus caroli chromosome 7, CAROLI_EIJ_v1.1, whole genome shotgun sequence genome:
- the Tnnt3 gene encoding troponin T, fast skeletal muscle isoform X1 has protein sequence MSDEETEQVEEQYEEEEEAQEEEVQEEAPEPEEVQEDAVAEEEREEDEEEEKPRPKLTAPKIPEGEKVDFDDIQKKRQNKDLMELQALIDSHFEARKKEEEELIALKERIEKRRAERAEQQRIRAEKERERQNRLAEEKARREEEDAKRRAEDDMKKKKALSSMGANYSSYLAKADQKRGKKQTAREMKKKILAERRKPLNIDHLSDDKLRDKAKELWDTLYQLETDKFEFGEKLKRQKYDIMTVRARVEMLAKFSKKAGATAKGKVGGRWK, from the exons ATGTCTGACGAGGAAAC TGAACAAGTTGAGG AACAATACGAAGAGGAAG AGGAGGCCCAAGAGGAAG AAGTCCAGGAGGAAG CCCCCGAACCAG AGGAAGTCCAAGAAG ATGCTGTCGCCGAGGAGGAGCgggaggaggacgaggaag aagagaaaccaagacctAA ACTTACTGCTCCTAAGATCCCAGAAGGGGAGAAAGTAGACTTTGAT gacaTCCAGAAGAAGCGTCAAAACAAGGACCTCATGGAGCTCCAAGCCCTCATTGACAGCCACTTTGaagctagaaagaaagaagaagaggagctAATTGCCCTTAAAGAAAGAATT GAGAAGCGCCGTGCAGAGAGGGCTGAGCAGCAAAGAATTCGCGCTGAGAAGGAGCGGGAACGCCAGAACAGACTGGCG GaggagaaggccagaagagaggaggaggatgccAAGAGGAGAGCTGAAGAtgacatgaagaagaaaaaggctCTGTCCTCCATGGGTGCCAACTACAGCAGCTACCTGGCCAAG gCTGACCAGAAGAGAGGCAAGAAACAGACAGCCcgggaaatgaaaaagaagattcTTGCCGAAAGGCGCAAGCCTCTGAACATCGACCATCTTAGCGATGACAAGCTgag GGACAAGGCCAAGGAACTCTGGGATACCTTGTACCAACTGGAGACTGACAAATTCGAGTTTGGGGAGAAGCTGAAACGTCAGAAATATGAT ATCATGACTGTCCGGGCCAGAGTGGAGATGCTGGCCAAGTT CAGCAAGAAGGCCGGTGCCACAGCCAAGGGCAAAGTCGGTGGGCGCTGGAAGTAA
- the LOC110298837 gene encoding proline-rich protein 33, producing the protein MALDGDKSLCTSSTQSLIPVAHIRPLPAGVQTVSPGPEEPSITRPPPSFQASVNRESGARVVVPIAPTYRSPGPSPYSPPPAAPEAKHLEEPPTARPAMEPRNVSSLPRASGPSDLHPCPVPKVAPKPSFSGWTRLKKQLMEEAKEPVFPELKPNLEPTQPEVPAPVVGPQAPASRASRMWDAVLYRMSLAESHRDRPVGPGDRGHPLACLNRLPFLCRPRFNARKLQEVVRPPPTFHPILELHSQPKNFNRTAEGWRLQ; encoded by the coding sequence ATGGCCCTGGATGGAGATAAAAGCCTGTGTACTTCTAGCACCCAGTCTCTCATCCCAGTTGCTCATATTCGGCCACTGCCTGCTGGGGTACAGACAGTTAGTCCTGGGCCCGAGGAGCCCTCTATAACAAGGCCACCACCTAGCTTTCAGGCCTCAGTGAACAGAGAAAGTGGCGCTAGGGTGGTGGTGCCCATAGCCCCTACATACCGTTCACCTGGACCCTCACCTTATAGCCCACCTCCTGCAGCTCCTGAAGCAAAACATCTAGAGGAGCCGCCCACAGCCAGGCCTGCCATGGAGCCCAGGAATGTCTCTAGCCTCCCCAGAGCCTCAGGCCCCTCAGACCTCCACCCATGCCCTGTTCCCAAAGTTGCACCTAAGCCCTCCTTTAGTGGCTGGACACGGCTAAAGAAGCAGCTGATGGAGGAGGCAAAGGAGCCTGTGTTTCCAGAGCTGAAACCGAACCTGGAGCCAACACAACCAGAGGTGCCAGCCCCTGTGGTGGGCCCGCAGGCCCCTGCTTCCCGAGCATCCAGGATGTGGGATGCAGTGCTGTACCGCATGTCACTGGCTGAGTCCCATAGAGACCGCCCTGTGGGGCCTGGAGATAGGGGCCACCCTCTGGCCTGCCTCAACCGCCTGCCATTTCTATGCCGACCTCGTTTCAATGCACGGAAGCTACAGGAGGTGGTCCGGCCCCCTCCTACCTTCCACCCCATTCTGGAGCTGCATTCTCAGCCCAAGAATTTCAACCGGACAGCAGAAGGTTGGAGACTCCAGTAA
- the Tnnt3 gene encoding troponin T, fast skeletal muscle isoform X2 translates to MELQALIDSHFEARKKEEEELIALKERIEKRRAERAEQQRIRAEKERERQNRLAEEKARREEEDAKRRAEDDMKKKKALSSMGANYSSYLAKADQKRGKKQTAREMKKKILAERRKPLNIDHLSDDKLRDKAKELWDTLYQLETDKFEFGEKLKRQKYDITTLRSRIDQAQKHSKKAGATAKGKVGGRWK, encoded by the exons ATGGAGCTCCAAGCCCTCATTGACAGCCACTTTGaagctagaaagaaagaagaagaggagctAATTGCCCTTAAAGAAAGAATT GAGAAGCGCCGTGCAGAGAGGGCTGAGCAGCAAAGAATTCGCGCTGAGAAGGAGCGGGAACGCCAGAACAGACTGGCG GaggagaaggccagaagagaggaggaggatgccAAGAGGAGAGCTGAAGAtgacatgaagaagaaaaaggctCTGTCCTCCATGGGTGCCAACTACAGCAGCTACCTGGCCAAG gCTGACCAGAAGAGAGGCAAGAAACAGACAGCCcgggaaatgaaaaagaagattcTTGCCGAAAGGCGCAAGCCTCTGAACATCGACCATCTTAGCGATGACAAGCTgag GGACAAGGCCAAGGAACTCTGGGATACCTTGTACCAACTGGAGACTGACAAATTCGAGTTTGGGGAGAAGCTGAAACGTCAGAAATATGAT ATCACCACCCTCAGGAGCCGCATTGACCAAGCCCAGAAGCA CAGCAAGAAGGCCGGTGCCACAGCCAAGGGCAAAGTCGGTGGGCGCTGGAAGTAA
- the Lsp1 gene encoding lymphocyte-specific protein 1 isoform X3: MAEAAIDPRCEEQEELHAEDSEGLTTQWREEDEEEAAREQRQRERERQLQDQDKDKEDDGGHSLEQPGQQTLISLKSSELDEDEGFGDWSQKPEPRQQFWGNEGTAEGTEPSQSERPEEKQTEESSHQAKVHLEESNLSYREPNPEDAVGGSGEAEEVRTPSPLALEDTIELSSPPLSPTTKLADRTESLNRSIKKSNSVKKSQPTLPISTIDERLQQYTQATESSGRTPKLSRQPSIELPSMAVASTKTRWETGEVQSQSASKTPSCQDIVAGDMSKKSLWEQKGGSKISSTIKSTPSGKRYKFVATGHGKYEKVLVDEGSVP, from the exons GCTCACAACTCAGTGgagagaagaagatgaggaagaggctGCCCGTGAGCAGCGTCAACGGGAGCGAGAAAGGCAGCTACAGGACCAGGACAAAGATAAAGAAGATGACGGTGGCCATTCCCTGGAACAGCCAGGACAGCAGACACT CATCAGCTTGAAGTCCTCTGAACTGGATGAAGATGAGGGTTTTGGTGACTGGTCCCAAAAGCCGGAGCCACGGCAGCAATTCTGGGGGAATGAGGGGACTGCAGAAGGGACTGAGCCCTCTCAAAGCGAGAGACCAGAGGAGAAACAAACAGAGGAGAG TTCTCACCAAGCCAAAGTCCACTTGGAGGAGTCAAACCTGAGCTACAGGGAGCCCAATCCAGAGGATGCTGTCGGGGGTTCTGGGGAGGCGGAAGAG GTCAGGACCCCCAGCCCTTTGGCCTTAGAAGACACCATTGAGCTGAGTTCACCTCCCCTGAGCCCTACCACCAAA CTGGCTGATAGGACCGAGTCCCTGAACCGCTCCATTAAAAAGAG CAACAGTGTGAAGAAGTCTCAACCAACCTTGCCCATTTCCACAATCGATGAACGCCTGCAGCAGTATACCCAGGCCACTGAG TCTTCTGGCCGAACTCCTAAGCTGTCCCGCCAGCCCTCCATAGAGCTGCCCAGCATGGCCGTAGCCAGTACCAAGACTCGTTGGGAAACAGGAGAGGTGCAGAGTCAGTCTGCTTCCAAGACACCCTCCTGCCAG GATATAGTAGCTGGAGACATGAGCAAGAAAAGTCTGTGGGAGCAGAAAGGAGGCTCCAAGATCTCATCCACCATCAAG AGCACCCCATCTGGAAAGCGGTACAAGTTCGTGGCCACTGGACATGGGAAGTACGAGAAAGTACTTGTGGACGAGGGCTCAGTACCATAG
- the Lsp1 gene encoding lymphocyte-specific protein 1 isoform X1, whose product MAEAAIDPRCEEQEELHAEDSEGLTTQWREEDEEEAAREQRQRERERQLQDQDKDKEDDGGHSLEQPGQQTLISLKSSELDEDEGFGDWSQKPEPRQQFWGNEGTAEGTEPSQSERPEEKQTEESSHQAKVHLEESNLSYREPNPEDAVGGSGEAEEHLIRHQVRTPSPLALEDTIELSSPPLSPTTKLADRTESLNRSIKKSNSVKKSQPTLPISTIDERLQQYTQATESSGRTPKLSRQPSIELPSMAVASTKTRWETGEVQSQSASKTPSCQDIVAGDMSKKSLWEQKGGSKISSTIKSTPSGKRYKFVATGHGKYEKVLVDEGSVP is encoded by the exons GCTCACAACTCAGTGgagagaagaagatgaggaagaggctGCCCGTGAGCAGCGTCAACGGGAGCGAGAAAGGCAGCTACAGGACCAGGACAAAGATAAAGAAGATGACGGTGGCCATTCCCTGGAACAGCCAGGACAGCAGACACT CATCAGCTTGAAGTCCTCTGAACTGGATGAAGATGAGGGTTTTGGTGACTGGTCCCAAAAGCCGGAGCCACGGCAGCAATTCTGGGGGAATGAGGGGACTGCAGAAGGGACTGAGCCCTCTCAAAGCGAGAGACCAGAGGAGAAACAAACAGAGGAGAG TTCTCACCAAGCCAAAGTCCACTTGGAGGAGTCAAACCTGAGCTACAGGGAGCCCAATCCAGAGGATGCTGTCGGGGGTTCTGGGGAGGCGGAAGAG CATCTGATACGTCATCAGGTCAGGACCCCCAGCCCTTTGGCCTTAGAAGACACCATTGAGCTGAGTTCACCTCCCCTGAGCCCTACCACCAAA CTGGCTGATAGGACCGAGTCCCTGAACCGCTCCATTAAAAAGAG CAACAGTGTGAAGAAGTCTCAACCAACCTTGCCCATTTCCACAATCGATGAACGCCTGCAGCAGTATACCCAGGCCACTGAG TCTTCTGGCCGAACTCCTAAGCTGTCCCGCCAGCCCTCCATAGAGCTGCCCAGCATGGCCGTAGCCAGTACCAAGACTCGTTGGGAAACAGGAGAGGTGCAGAGTCAGTCTGCTTCCAAGACACCCTCCTGCCAG GATATAGTAGCTGGAGACATGAGCAAGAAAAGTCTGTGGGAGCAGAAAGGAGGCTCCAAGATCTCATCCACCATCAAG AGCACCCCATCTGGAAAGCGGTACAAGTTCGTGGCCACTGGACATGGGAAGTACGAGAAAGTACTTGTGGACGAGGGCTCAGTACCATAG
- the Lsp1 gene encoding lymphocyte-specific protein 1 isoform X2 translates to MNGPALLRRNASKRGLEKLLRLTTQWREEDEEEAAREQRQRERERQLQDQDKDKEDDGGHSLEQPGQQTLISLKSSELDEDEGFGDWSQKPEPRQQFWGNEGTAEGTEPSQSERPEEKQTEESSHQAKVHLEESNLSYREPNPEDAVGGSGEAEEHLIRHQVRTPSPLALEDTIELSSPPLSPTTKLADRTESLNRSIKKSNSVKKSQPTLPISTIDERLQQYTQATESSGRTPKLSRQPSIELPSMAVASTKTRWETGEVQSQSASKTPSCQDIVAGDMSKKSLWEQKGGSKISSTIKSTPSGKRYKFVATGHGKYEKVLVDEGSVP, encoded by the exons GCTCACAACTCAGTGgagagaagaagatgaggaagaggctGCCCGTGAGCAGCGTCAACGGGAGCGAGAAAGGCAGCTACAGGACCAGGACAAAGATAAAGAAGATGACGGTGGCCATTCCCTGGAACAGCCAGGACAGCAGACACT CATCAGCTTGAAGTCCTCTGAACTGGATGAAGATGAGGGTTTTGGTGACTGGTCCCAAAAGCCGGAGCCACGGCAGCAATTCTGGGGGAATGAGGGGACTGCAGAAGGGACTGAGCCCTCTCAAAGCGAGAGACCAGAGGAGAAACAAACAGAGGAGAG TTCTCACCAAGCCAAAGTCCACTTGGAGGAGTCAAACCTGAGCTACAGGGAGCCCAATCCAGAGGATGCTGTCGGGGGTTCTGGGGAGGCGGAAGAG CATCTGATACGTCATCAGGTCAGGACCCCCAGCCCTTTGGCCTTAGAAGACACCATTGAGCTGAGTTCACCTCCCCTGAGCCCTACCACCAAA CTGGCTGATAGGACCGAGTCCCTGAACCGCTCCATTAAAAAGAG CAACAGTGTGAAGAAGTCTCAACCAACCTTGCCCATTTCCACAATCGATGAACGCCTGCAGCAGTATACCCAGGCCACTGAG TCTTCTGGCCGAACTCCTAAGCTGTCCCGCCAGCCCTCCATAGAGCTGCCCAGCATGGCCGTAGCCAGTACCAAGACTCGTTGGGAAACAGGAGAGGTGCAGAGTCAGTCTGCTTCCAAGACACCCTCCTGCCAG GATATAGTAGCTGGAGACATGAGCAAGAAAAGTCTGTGGGAGCAGAAAGGAGGCTCCAAGATCTCATCCACCATCAAG AGCACCCCATCTGGAAAGCGGTACAAGTTCGTGGCCACTGGACATGGGAAGTACGAGAAAGTACTTGTGGACGAGGGCTCAGTACCATAG
- the Lsp1 gene encoding lymphocyte-specific protein 1 isoform X5, translated as MAVASTKTRWETGEVQSQSASKTPSCQDIVAGDMSKKSLWEQKGGSKISSTIKSTPSGKRYKFVATGHGKYEKVLVDEGSVP; from the exons ATGGCCGTAGCCAGTACCAAGACTCGTTGGGAAACAGGAGAGGTGCAGAGTCAGTCTGCTTCCAAGACACCCTCCTGCCAG GATATAGTAGCTGGAGACATGAGCAAGAAAAGTCTGTGGGAGCAGAAAGGAGGCTCCAAGATCTCATCCACCATCAAG AGCACCCCATCTGGAAAGCGGTACAAGTTCGTGGCCACTGGACATGGGAAGTACGAGAAAGTACTTGTGGACGAGGGCTCAGTACCATAG
- the Lsp1 gene encoding lymphocyte-specific protein 1 isoform X4, translating to MNGPALLRRNASKRGLEKLLRLTTQWREEDEEEAAREQRQRERERQLQDQDKDKEDDGGHSLEQPGQQTLISLKSSELDEDEGFGDWSQKPEPRQQFWGNEGTAEGTEPSQSERPEEKQTEESSHQAKVHLEESNLSYREPNPEDAVGGSGEAEEVRTPSPLALEDTIELSSPPLSPTTKLADRTESLNRSIKKSNSVKKSQPTLPISTIDERLQQYTQATESSGRTPKLSRQPSIELPSMAVASTKTRWETGEVQSQSASKTPSCQDIVAGDMSKKSLWEQKGGSKISSTIKSTPSGKRYKFVATGHGKYEKVLVDEGSVP from the exons GCTCACAACTCAGTGgagagaagaagatgaggaagaggctGCCCGTGAGCAGCGTCAACGGGAGCGAGAAAGGCAGCTACAGGACCAGGACAAAGATAAAGAAGATGACGGTGGCCATTCCCTGGAACAGCCAGGACAGCAGACACT CATCAGCTTGAAGTCCTCTGAACTGGATGAAGATGAGGGTTTTGGTGACTGGTCCCAAAAGCCGGAGCCACGGCAGCAATTCTGGGGGAATGAGGGGACTGCAGAAGGGACTGAGCCCTCTCAAAGCGAGAGACCAGAGGAGAAACAAACAGAGGAGAG TTCTCACCAAGCCAAAGTCCACTTGGAGGAGTCAAACCTGAGCTACAGGGAGCCCAATCCAGAGGATGCTGTCGGGGGTTCTGGGGAGGCGGAAGAG GTCAGGACCCCCAGCCCTTTGGCCTTAGAAGACACCATTGAGCTGAGTTCACCTCCCCTGAGCCCTACCACCAAA CTGGCTGATAGGACCGAGTCCCTGAACCGCTCCATTAAAAAGAG CAACAGTGTGAAGAAGTCTCAACCAACCTTGCCCATTTCCACAATCGATGAACGCCTGCAGCAGTATACCCAGGCCACTGAG TCTTCTGGCCGAACTCCTAAGCTGTCCCGCCAGCCCTCCATAGAGCTGCCCAGCATGGCCGTAGCCAGTACCAAGACTCGTTGGGAAACAGGAGAGGTGCAGAGTCAGTCTGCTTCCAAGACACCCTCCTGCCAG GATATAGTAGCTGGAGACATGAGCAAGAAAAGTCTGTGGGAGCAGAAAGGAGGCTCCAAGATCTCATCCACCATCAAG AGCACCCCATCTGGAAAGCGGTACAAGTTCGTGGCCACTGGACATGGGAAGTACGAGAAAGTACTTGTGGACGAGGGCTCAGTACCATAG